The following proteins come from a genomic window of Sebastes fasciatus isolate fSebFas1 chromosome 6, fSebFas1.pri, whole genome shotgun sequence:
- the rhbdd3 gene encoding rhomboid domain-containing protein 3, giving the protein MLHRVMSVCFWFGSDRPGFCLGTSLLTTLMLLLYAAGIQASLSLGPGGDFPRLRDVFLYALSHDDLSSLLVSVALLLLVGPCEERRWGTVAFLSLSMLTMTVLPLLYTLVLFIGGAGASRICGYSAIQLALFAAQCRQVAQRRLLRCLPVWFLPWLLLLMGLLLLPGTPALLHFCTICLGHNYQQPFIGMLQELEETRILDLIPDWVYVRTSARLRLPTYTTSQRSLSQMTPFDQAASPPMRDPSVLNHHPSVDPAPVWIRNESAAMSEAEVLEEQMLRAGILASLQDAPDNPDAKVEVPKSSVSSLRLQQLEKMGFPTEKAVVALAASKQLDGAISLLIDDSVGEQAVVVSKGKSPLRTQST; this is encoded by the exons ATGCTGCATCGTGTAATGTCAGTATGCTTTTGGTTTGGATCAGACCGGCCTGGTTTCTGTCTGGGAACATCTTTGTTGACAacactgatgctgctgctgtatgCTGCAGGCATCCAGGCCAGCCTCAGCCTGGGTCCAGGTGGAGACTTCCCCAGGCTCAGAG ATGTGTTCCTGTATGCTCTCAGTCATGACGATCTGTCCTCTCTGCTGGTCAGTGTTGCTCTCCTGCTGCTGGTCGGACCGTGTGAGGAGCGTCGCTGGGGAACAGTcgccttcctctccctctccatgcTGACAATGACCGTACTACCTCTTCTTTACACCCTGGTTCTGTTTATCGGTGGGGCTGGGGCCAGTCGGATCTGTGGTTATTCTGCCATCCAGCTGGCTCTGTTTGCAGCGCAGTGTCGTCAGGTGGCACAGAGGAGGCTGCTGAGGTGTTTGCCAGTCTGGTTTCTCCCCTGGCTTCTTCTGCTGAtgggtctgctgctgctgccagggaCACCTGCCCTGCTCCACTTCTGCACAATATGCCTCGGACACAACT ATCAGCAGCCCTTCATTGGGATGTTacaggagctggaggagaccAGGATCTTGGACTTAATTCCTGATTGGGTGTATGTTCGCACTTCAGCCAGGTTGAGATTGCCCACCTACACTACCTCACAGAG ATCACTTTCTCAGATGACGCCTTTCGATCAGGCAGCTTCTCCCCCCATGAGGGATCCATCTGTGTTGAACCACCACCCATCGGTGGATCCAGCTCCTGTCTGGATAAGGAACGAGTCTGCTGCAATGTCTGAGGCCGAGGTGTTGGAGGAACAGATGCTGAGGGCGGGAATACTGGCCTCCTTACAGGATGCTCCTGACAACCCTGATGCAAAAGTGGAGGTGCCCAAATCATCAGTTTCCTCTCTGCG ACTCCAGCAGCTGGAGAAGATGGGCTTCCCCACAGAGAAAGCTGTAGTGGCGTTAGCAGCCTCAAAACAGCTAGATGGAGCCATTTCTCTGCTCATTGATGACAGCGTCGGAGAACAGGCTGTGGTGGTATCAAAAGGGAAGAGCCCTCTGAGGACGCAGAGCACATAG